In a genomic window of Myotis daubentonii chromosome 18, mMyoDau2.1, whole genome shotgun sequence:
- the SLC35A3 gene encoding UDP-N-acetylglucosamine transporter — protein sequence MSANLKYLSLGILVFQTTSLVLTMRYSRTLKEEGPRYLSSTAVVAAEILKIMACVLLVYKDSQCSLRALNRILRDEIVNKPMETIKLAIPSGIYTLQNNLLYVALSNLDAATYQVTYQLKILTTALFSVSMLGKKLGVYQWLSLVILMAGVAFVQWPSDTQELDSKALSAGSQFVGLMAVLTACFSSGFAGVYFEKILKETKQSVWIRNIQLGFFGSVFGLMGVYVYDGELVSQNGFFQGYNRLTWAVVVLQALGGLVIAAVIKYADNILKGFATSLSIILSTLISYFWLQDFVPTSVFFLGAILVIAATFLYGYDPKPAGNPTKA from the exons ATGTCTGCCAACCTCAAATACCTTTCCTTGGGGATCCTGGTCTTCCAGACAACCAGCCTGGTGCTGACGATGCGCTACTCCAGGACTTTGAAGGAGGAGGGGCCGCGGTACCTGTCCTCCACGGCCGTGGTGGCGGCGGAGATTCTGAAGATAATGGCCTGCGTTCTTCTAGTCTACAAAGACAGCC AATGCAGTCTGAGAGCACTGAATCGAATCCTGCGGGATGAGATCGTTAACAAGCCTATGGAAACGATCAAGCTTGCTATTCCATCCGGGATATACACTCTTCAGAACAACCTGCTCTACGTGGCGCTGTCCAATCTCGACGCAGCCACCTACCAG GTCACGTATCAGTTGAAGATCCTGACGACGGcgctgttctctgtgtctatgctGGGCAAAAAGCTGGGTGTGTACCAGTGGCTCTCCCTGGTGATTCTGATGGCCGGAGTGGCTTTTGTACAG TGGCCCTCGGATACCCAGGAGCTGGACTCGAAGGCGCTCTCTGCCGGCTCGCAGTTTGTGGGCCTCATGGCCGTCCTCACGGCCTGCTTTTCCAGTGGCTTCGCTGGGGTGTACTTcgagaaaatcttaaaagaaaccaAGCAGTCGGTGTGGATCAGAAACATTCAACTGG GCTTCTTCGGGAGCGTGTTTGGCTTGATGGGCGTGTACGTGTACGACGGAGAGCTGGTGTCACAGAACGGGTTTTTCCAGGGCTACAACCGGCTGACCTGGGCCGTTGTTGTTCTTCAG GCACTGGGCGGCCTTGTCATAGCAGCTGTTATAAAGTAtgcagataatattttaaaaggatttgcAACCTCTTTATCCATAATATTATCGACACTGATATCCTATTTTTGGCTACAAGATTTTGTGCCAACCAG TGTCTTCTTCCTGGGAGCCATCCTTGTAATAGCAGCTACTTTCCTATACGGCTACGACCCCAAGCCTGCAGGCAACCCCACCAAAGCGTAG